The region AAGATGTTAGATTTAGCGATAATCGGAGGAGGGCCAGCTGGACTTACAGCAGGTTTGTATTCAACAAGAGGTGGATTAAAAAATGTAACGATGTTTGAGATGGGTATGCCAGGAGGACAAATCA is a window of Arcobacter sp. F2176 DNA encoding:
- a CDS encoding FAD-binding protein yields the protein MLDLAIIGGGPAGLTAGLYSTRGGLKNVTMFEMGMPGGQI